From Methanolobus chelungpuianus, a single genomic window includes:
- the scpB gene encoding SMC-Scp complex subunit ScpB, producing MSDREAIEAALFAAGSAIDAATLARLINKPKKQVVPIVRSLIDDYAARESGIEILDIGERYVMQVKPAYTDIVRPFAPKELSAPMLRTLSMIAYHQPIVQSDLIDQRGNSAYDHIRELKERGLIEAVPHGRTKLLKTAPLFADYFGLESNDPELIKKKIVELSRQQSGQSGLNKWLGRRFVGVTPMYESLMEMCGIREYRVINAYDPTEEELEELADIYKLVVSRGYRERVSRYYDGEIIEVGSTTFSDLTEAMKALENVSDPEKVRESIVLIEDLEERYVSKALVFSKKVKPATEMVARIVKDLRLGVSSEGIVIAPDYGLSGGGINVSEGADILVPTHRNLDGSLIERVCSKYDSVLGGLKKLEG from the coding sequence ATGAGTGACAGGGAAGCAATCGAGGCGGCTCTTTTTGCTGCCGGTTCGGCTATTGATGCTGCAACACTGGCAAGACTGATCAACAAGCCCAAAAAGCAGGTCGTTCCAATAGTCAGGAGCCTGATCGATGATTATGCGGCACGCGAAAGTGGTATCGAGATACTCGATATTGGAGAACGCTACGTGATGCAGGTAAAACCGGCCTACACGGATATAGTGCGTCCATTCGCGCCCAAGGAGTTGAGCGCCCCGATGCTGCGCACCCTTTCCATGATAGCGTATCACCAGCCTATTGTCCAGTCGGACCTGATAGACCAGCGGGGTAACTCCGCTTACGATCACATACGTGAGCTTAAGGAGAGAGGGCTCATCGAGGCAGTTCCCCACGGCAGGACCAAATTGCTGAAAACGGCTCCCCTGTTTGCGGATTATTTCGGGCTTGAGTCCAATGACCCTGAGCTTATCAAAAAGAAGATCGTGGAGCTTTCCAGACAGCAGAGCGGACAGAGCGGTCTCAACAAATGGCTTGGGCGCAGGTTCGTAGGAGTCACTCCCATGTACGAGTCCCTTATGGAGATGTGCGGCATCCGTGAATACCGGGTCATCAATGCCTACGATCCCACGGAAGAGGAACTGGAGGAGCTTGCCGATATCTACAAGCTTGTGGTCTCCAGGGGCTACAGGGAGCGCGTCAGCAGGTACTATGACGGCGAGATCATAGAAGTGGGCTCCACGACATTCAGCGACCTGACAGAAGCCATGAAGGCCCTGGAAAATGTTTCCGATCCTGAGAAAGTGAGGGAAAGTATCGTTCTTATAGAGGACCTTGAGGAAAGGTATGTTTCAAAGGCCCTTGTTTTCAGTAAAAAGGTCAAGCCCGCAACCGAGATGGTCGCCCGTATCGTGAAGGACCTGAGGCTCGGGGTATCATCGGAGGGTATAGTGATAGCTCCTGATTACGGCCTGTCGGGCGGAGGCATCAATGTGAGTGAGGGAGCCGATATACTTGTCCCGACACACAGGAATCTGGACGGCAGCCTTATTGAGCGTGTGTGCAGCAAATATGACTCTGTTCTTGGAGGCCTCAAAAAACTTGAAGGGTGA
- a CDS encoding TATA-box-binding protein: MSDYNIKIENVVASTKLAEEFDLTKIEAEFEGAEYNKQKFPGLVYRVSDPKAAFLVFTSGKVVCTGAKNVDDVHTVIGNMAKKLNAIGIKTIEKPEITVQNIVASADLQAVLNLNAIAIGLGLENIEYEPEQFPGLVYRIEDPKVVVLIFSSGKLVVTGGKSPENCEQGVEVVRQQLDSMGLL, from the coding sequence ATGTCAGATTATAACATCAAGATCGAAAATGTAGTAGCGTCTACAAAGCTTGCAGAAGAGTTCGACCTTACCAAGATCGAGGCCGAATTCGAGGGTGCAGAGTACAATAAGCAGAAATTTCCCGGCCTCGTTTACAGGGTTTCCGACCCGAAGGCTGCATTCTTGGTGTTCACATCTGGAAAAGTGGTATGCACAGGCGCGAAGAATGTAGATGATGTCCATACCGTTATCGGCAACATGGCCAAAAAGCTCAACGCGATCGGCATCAAGACCATCGAGAAACCTGAGATAACCGTGCAGAACATAGTCGCTTCAGCAGACCTGCAGGCAGTCCTTAACCTGAATGCAATAGCTATCGGTCTTGGTCTTGAGAACATCGAGTATGAGCCCGAGCAGTTCCCGGGGCTTGTGTACCGCATCGAAGACCCCAAGGTAGTAGTGCTCATCTTCAGCTCGGGCAAGCTGGTGGTCACCGGCGGCAAGTCCCCTGAGAACTGTGAGCAGGGTGTTGAGGTCGTAAGGCAGCAGCTTGACAGCATGGGTCTCCTCTAA
- the aglJ gene encoding S-layer glycoprotein N-glycosyltransferase AglJ, producing the protein MSNEEVCVLIPTLNEEATIGQLIRDFRSEGFDNILVIDGHSADDTRRLAEAEGARVIVQNGKGKGQAIQEAFTIINSEYVVMVDGDGTYLASDIHTIMKPLLDGTADHVMGNRFADYEAGAFTKLNHFGNRVLNKLFGFAYGEWLDDILTGYRGYTRKAVKSFELREVGFEIESEMTIDSIKKDHRIKVVPISYLKRHHKADTKLNPLKDGARIAKTIYRMAKLHNPMFYFGIMGVAFMLAGLVTGLFVVLQWVQGVTRIPLTILTAILLLAGFQMFFFGMLSDLIVSLHRENMRTFRKLAEDIDSLQEKKE; encoded by the coding sequence TTGTCGAATGAAGAAGTGTGTGTCCTGATACCCACACTGAACGAAGAAGCCACCATCGGACAGCTGATAAGGGATTTCAGGTCCGAGGGCTTCGATAATATCCTCGTCATCGACGGTCACAGTGCTGACGATACACGCCGCCTGGCTGAGGCCGAAGGCGCACGTGTCATCGTCCAGAACGGCAAAGGTAAAGGTCAGGCCATCCAGGAAGCGTTTACTATTATCAACAGTGAGTATGTTGTGATGGTGGATGGAGACGGCACCTATCTTGCAAGCGATATACACACTATCATGAAACCTCTCCTGGACGGCACTGCCGATCATGTTATGGGTAACAGGTTTGCGGATTATGAGGCCGGCGCTTTTACTAAACTTAACCATTTTGGTAACAGGGTGCTTAACAAGCTTTTTGGTTTTGCTTACGGCGAATGGCTTGATGACATCCTGACAGGTTACAGAGGCTACACCCGCAAGGCGGTAAAGTCTTTTGAGCTGAGGGAGGTAGGTTTTGAGATAGAGTCCGAGATGACCATCGACAGTATCAAGAAAGACCACCGGATAAAGGTTGTCCCGATATCGTATCTCAAAAGGCATCATAAGGCTGACACCAAGCTCAACCCGCTCAAGGACGGCGCCAGGATAGCCAAGACCATATACCGGATGGCGAAACTGCATAACCCCATGTTCTATTTCGGTATCATGGGTGTGGCATTCATGCTGGCGGGTCTTGTCACAGGTCTTTTCGTGGTCCTCCAGTGGGTGCAGGGCGTGACCCGCATACCTCTTACAATACTGACTGCCATCCTTCTTCTTGCAGGCTTCCAGATGTTCTTTTTCGGGATGCTTAGCGATCTGATCGTTTCCCTTCACAGGGAGAATATGCGCACCTTCCGTAAACTTGCGGAGGATATTGATTCCCTGCAGGAAAAAAAGGAATAA
- the thiC gene encoding phosphomethylpyrimidine synthase ThiC — protein sequence MTIVTDAKNGKITEEMKIVAKNEGKDPEFIRRGIAAGRIVIPMTPYRDIKLCGIGEGLKTKVNASIGASSDIVDEEMEVAKAKAAEAAGADTLMELGTGGDFLGIRKKVCDAISLSVGSVPLYQAFITAAKRDGSIVHMTEDDLWYATEEQAKLGTNFMAIHTGINNIVLDRLKAHGRYGGLCSRGGAFMSTWMLHNEKENPLYAQFDYLCEILKEHEVTLSTGNGMRAGAVHDATDRAQVQELIINSECAQKAHDKYDLQVIVEGPGHVPLDQVEMNVKLMKAMSGGKPFYMLGPLVSDIGAGRDHIVTAIGASASAAAGCDFLCYVTPAEHLALPNLQDVVEGVKTSKIAAHVGDMVKYPETARDIDLAMGRARAKLDWEAQYKLALDPELARSIRDSRAPGDEDACTMCGDFCALKIVNKSYNLLK from the coding sequence ATGACGATAGTAACAGATGCAAAGAACGGTAAGATCACAGAAGAGATGAAGATCGTAGCCAAGAACGAAGGAAAGGACCCTGAGTTCATAAGGCGCGGAATTGCAGCAGGCAGGATCGTTATCCCTATGACCCCATACAGGGATATAAAGCTCTGCGGAATCGGTGAAGGCTTAAAGACCAAGGTCAATGCATCCATCGGCGCATCTTCAGACATCGTTGATGAGGAAATGGAAGTTGCAAAGGCAAAGGCAGCAGAGGCAGCAGGCGCAGACACGCTCATGGAACTCGGTACCGGCGGCGACTTCCTTGGTATCAGGAAGAAAGTGTGTGATGCAATATCCCTTTCAGTAGGCTCGGTGCCTCTCTACCAGGCATTCATCACAGCAGCAAAGAGGGACGGTTCCATTGTCCACATGACAGAGGACGACCTCTGGTATGCAACCGAGGAGCAGGCAAAACTCGGTACCAACTTCATGGCCATTCACACAGGTATCAACAACATAGTCCTTGACAGGCTCAAGGCTCACGGAAGGTACGGCGGTCTGTGTTCCCGTGGCGGTGCATTCATGAGCACATGGATGCTGCACAACGAGAAGGAAAATCCGCTTTATGCACAGTTCGACTATCTCTGTGAGATCCTCAAGGAACATGAAGTCACTCTTTCAACAGGTAACGGAATGCGCGCAGGTGCGGTCCACGATGCAACCGACAGGGCACAGGTCCAGGAACTTATCATCAACTCCGAGTGCGCACAAAAGGCACATGACAAATACGACCTTCAGGTTATCGTCGAAGGACCAGGTCACGTACCACTTGACCAGGTAGAAATGAACGTCAAGCTCATGAAGGCAATGAGCGGTGGAAAACCATTCTACATGCTCGGTCCGCTCGTATCGGACATCGGTGCAGGCCGGGACCACATAGTGACAGCCATCGGTGCATCAGCCTCAGCAGCAGCAGGATGTGACTTCCTCTGTTACGTAACACCGGCAGAACACCTTGCACTTCCAAACCTCCAGGACGTGGTTGAGGGTGTCAAGACCTCAAAGATCGCAGCACACGTCGGTGACATGGTCAAGTACCCGGAGACCGCTCGCGATATAGACCTTGCGATGGGAAGAGCACGTGCAAAACTTGACTGGGAAGCACAGTACAAGCTTGCACTCGACCCGGAACTCGCAAGGAGCATCAGGGACAGCAGGGCTCCGGGCGATGAGGACGCATGCACAATGTGCGGTGACTTCTGCGCGCTCAAGATCGTCAACAAGAGCTACAACCTCTTAAAGTAA
- a CDS encoding SAM hydrolase/SAM-dependent halogenase family protein has translation MTIVTLTTDFGTLYPASLKAVILSICPGTDIVDVTHSVPHADIRAGAFALCSVIEYFPAGTVHVAVVDPGVGTSRRPIVIHSGGHYFVGPDNGLMVPAARKLGAPEVFEITNRDLLGAVSSTFHGRDVFARIGALIAKGMDVKEAGGRIDDHVDLDISGVLVRDDCIGAEVIFIDDFGNVVTNIPRDLISKKVTPGATLHINSHNIPFLRTYGQTAVGDLLCLVGSHGFFEIAVNQGSAARTLGLHNGDRVSVRLPGKTA, from the coding sequence ATGACAATAGTGACCCTTACAACTGATTTCGGCACCCTCTACCCGGCATCGCTCAAGGCTGTGATACTCAGTATCTGTCCCGGCACAGATATCGTGGATGTCACCCACTCTGTCCCTCATGCAGATATACGTGCAGGCGCCTTTGCGCTCTGTAGCGTTATCGAGTATTTCCCTGCAGGGACAGTGCATGTAGCGGTTGTGGACCCCGGAGTGGGCACTTCCCGCAGGCCGATCGTTATCCACTCAGGCGGGCATTATTTCGTGGGTCCTGATAATGGTCTCATGGTCCCTGCTGCAAGGAAGCTGGGTGCTCCGGAGGTATTCGAGATCACCAACAGGGATCTTCTGGGTGCAGTCTCATCCACCTTTCACGGCAGGGATGTCTTTGCGCGTATAGGGGCCCTTATCGCAAAAGGTATGGATGTAAAGGAAGCAGGTGGCAGGATCGATGATCATGTCGATCTTGATATTTCAGGCGTGCTCGTGCGGGACGATTGTATAGGGGCAGAGGTCATCTTTATTGATGATTTCGGGAATGTGGTCACTAATATCCCTCGTGACCTTATATCTAAAAAAGTAACTCCCGGAGCGACGTTGCATATAAACAGCCACAATATTCCCTTCCTGCGAACATACGGACAGACTGCTGTCGGTGACCTGCTCTGCCTTGTAGGAAGCCACGGATTCTTCGAGATCGCAGTGAACCAGGGCAGTGCAGCACGGACATTGGGTCTGCACAATGGCGACCGGGTCTCTGTCAGGCTCCCGGGAAAGACTGCATAG
- a CDS encoding cohesin domain-containing protein: MITATAGAEATIRIFPESARVSETGNFSVEVFIEPGASVSGAEFTLTYDPSLLEVTRVSEGSFLKQSGEQTIFSSGIIDNTNGTVSGVYGLMLGRERILGAGTFASIEFTALGKEDIALIELRDVTVTNSTGAKLPVSVTSGKALIGNVKESDGVKQAGHRQMTLGILALAGLLLAATRKI, translated from the coding sequence GTGATAACAGCAACAGCAGGCGCAGAGGCCACCATAAGAATATTCCCTGAATCGGCGAGGGTCAGCGAGACCGGGAACTTCTCTGTCGAAGTGTTCATCGAGCCTGGTGCATCGGTCTCAGGTGCCGAGTTCACACTGACGTACGACCCTTCACTGCTGGAGGTCACCCGTGTCTCAGAAGGCTCTTTCCTTAAGCAGAGCGGAGAACAGACCATCTTCTCGTCTGGCATCATTGATAACACCAACGGCACGGTAAGTGGTGTTTACGGGCTCATGCTGGGCAGGGAAAGGATACTCGGAGCAGGTACTTTCGCAAGCATAGAGTTTACAGCTCTGGGAAAGGAAGATATAGCCCTCATAGAACTCAGAGATGTTACGGTTACCAACTCCACAGGTGCAAAACTGCCTGTCTCAGTCACCAGCGGAAAAGCACTCATAGGCAACGTAAAGGAGTCAGACGGGGTAAAGCAGGCAGGTCACCGGCAAATGACATTAGGAATTCTTGCACTGGCGGGATTACTACTGGCAGCAACGAGAAAAATATGA
- a CDS encoding radical SAM protein has translation MANFSPITAAKALWQMRIRKRPFVLSHAVNSSCNMQCSFCEYWKEKGPQMGLEEIFRLLDEARDFGIQVYNAWTVEPLLRKDLPQIFEHAKSLGMTTSMITNGLLLEKRAEELVHLDYLSVSVDGTSSYKDIRGIDFDRILPGIIRARQVMGKPLLLNCVISGKNLDDIRELIELARDHDLKISFEPMYEFGGIAGDTWDELGIRDMDKYRATVDRIIEMKGQGYPIINSLTYLTMVRDLRTDYKCHASDLILCVAADGSIENCRVHRQPLGNISEGIASVWERTREERRIKAENCGKCLFFGYVENSLLYDFNLEVMRHYDWM, from the coding sequence ATGGCAAACTTTTCACCAATCACTGCCGCAAAAGCCCTCTGGCAGATGCGGATCAGAAAGAGGCCTTTCGTCCTCTCCCATGCAGTAAATTCTTCATGCAATATGCAATGCAGCTTCTGTGAGTACTGGAAGGAGAAGGGGCCGCAGATGGGACTGGAGGAGATATTCCGGCTTCTGGATGAGGCAAGGGATTTTGGCATCCAGGTCTACAATGCCTGGACTGTTGAGCCGCTATTAAGAAAGGACCTGCCGCAGATATTCGAGCATGCCAAATCCCTCGGCATGACCACATCCATGATAACCAATGGACTCCTGCTGGAAAAAAGAGCTGAGGAGCTTGTCCACCTTGACTATCTTTCCGTATCTGTCGACGGCACTTCCAGTTATAAGGATATACGGGGGATAGATTTTGACAGGATACTTCCCGGCATCATCAGGGCAAGGCAAGTGATGGGCAAGCCGTTGCTTCTGAACTGTGTTATCAGCGGGAAGAACCTTGACGACATCCGGGAGCTCATTGAGCTTGCAAGGGACCATGACCTGAAGATATCCTTTGAACCCATGTACGAATTCGGAGGCATTGCCGGAGACACCTGGGATGAGCTCGGGATAAGGGACATGGATAAATACCGCGCTACCGTGGACAGGATCATCGAAATGAAAGGACAGGGCTATCCCATAATTAACTCCCTGACCTATCTTACCATGGTAAGGGACCTGCGGACGGACTATAAATGCCACGCCAGCGACCTGATACTCTGCGTGGCGGCAGACGGCAGCATAGAGAACTGCCGGGTGCACAGGCAGCCACTGGGCAATATCAGCGAGGGTATTGCCAGTGTGTGGGAAAGGACACGCGAGGAAAGGAGGATTAAGGCAGAAAACTGCGGAAAATGCCTTTTCTTCGGCTACGTGGAGAACAGCCTCCTCTATGACTTCAATCTGGAGGTCATGAGACACTATGACTGGATGTGA